A part of Pseudoliparis swirei isolate HS2019 ecotype Mariana Trench chromosome 8, NWPU_hadal_v1, whole genome shotgun sequence genomic DNA contains:
- the LOC130198339 gene encoding MTOR-associated protein MEAK7-like has translation MVGIDPGPAAPEKSGASEASRVGREQLVIFLADSLRGIVVERAPLVMAMARGGGEVAVTSEQLAEDLISAVVHILVHRGRLQAWQPERMGDSCLAVKLLAQQMCSELQPSDEGSYDVSYVEDWISWVSPVWLYLEMLVAEGLDVALIAAPPLLPPCREETPWRDVRSLLDIPTLMFLTAQVPI, from the exons ATGGTCGGCATCGACCCCGGACCGGCAGCTCCTGAGAAAAGCGGCGCCTCCGAGGCCTCTCGAGTCGGTCGAGAGCAACTGGTCATTTTCCTCGCGGACTCCCTGAGGGGCATCGTGGTGGAGCGGGCCCCCCTCGTCATGGCCATGGCCCGGGGGGGAGGCGAGGTGGCTGTCACCAGTGAGCAGCTGGCTGAG GACCTGATTTCTGCTGTAGTTCACATTctggtccacagggggcgcctgCAGGCCTGGCAGCCAGAGAGGATGGGCGACAGCTGCCTGGCCGTCAAACTGCTGGCTCAGCAGATGTGTTCTGAGCTCCAGCCctcag atGAAGGGAGCTACGATGTTTCCTATGTGGAGGACTGGATCTCCTGGGTGTCCCCGGTGTGGTTGTACCTGGAGATGCTGGTGGCCGAGGGCCTGGACGTGGCCCTGATTGCCGccccccccctgctgccccCCTGCAGGGAGGAGACGCCCTGGAGGGACGTGAGGAGTCTGCTGGACATCCCCACGCTCATGTTCCTCACAGCGCAGGTACCCATCTGA